One region of Trinickia violacea genomic DNA includes:
- a CDS encoding DEAD/DEAH box helicase, with protein sequence MSFDSLGLSEPLVRAVHELGYTSPTPIQKQAIPAVLNGGDLLAGAQTGTGKTAGFTLPILQRLESRQPGAHNAKRAVRALILTPTRELAAQVEESVRAYGKYLKLKSTVMFGGVGINPQIDALKRGVDIVVATPGRLLDHMQQKTIDVSQLEILVLDEADRMLDMGFIHDIKRVLAKLPPKRQNLLFSATFSDEIKALADNLLDSPALIEVARRNTTAETVAQKIYPVDRDRKRELLTHLIRQHNWFQVLVFTRTKHGANRLAEQLTKDGISALAIHGNKSQSARTRALAEFKNNTLQVLVATDIAARGIDIDQLPHVVNYDLPNVPEDYVHRIGRTGRAGASGEAVSLVCVDELQLLKDIEKLIKRSVPQEVIAGFEPDPDAKPEPIQRRGQGGGGGGRQPRQGQGQAQGQKQGGAARREGAAPSAAKQGQRTQPAPRREGGSEAGARQGRSAPAGASAPAASAQPRQDTRRAPARNASAAKPQSQNTQRHDSARGEARAPKHDNASANNNHAGNRKPPSNPGALLGGAPRSDTSRRGHPARNGQRGR encoded by the coding sequence ATGTCTTTTGATTCCCTCGGCTTGTCCGAACCGTTGGTGCGAGCCGTTCACGAACTAGGCTACACGTCCCCCACTCCGATCCAGAAACAGGCGATCCCGGCCGTCCTCAACGGCGGCGACCTGCTCGCCGGTGCACAGACCGGCACCGGCAAGACCGCCGGCTTCACGCTGCCGATCCTGCAACGCCTGGAATCGAGGCAGCCCGGCGCGCACAACGCGAAGCGCGCAGTGCGCGCCCTGATCCTCACGCCGACGCGCGAGCTCGCCGCTCAAGTCGAAGAAAGCGTGCGCGCGTACGGCAAGTATCTGAAGCTGAAGTCGACCGTGATGTTCGGCGGCGTCGGCATCAATCCGCAAATCGACGCGTTGAAGCGCGGTGTCGATATCGTCGTCGCGACGCCGGGGCGGTTGCTCGATCACATGCAGCAAAAGACGATCGACGTGTCGCAGCTCGAGATCCTCGTGCTCGACGAAGCCGACCGCATGCTCGACATGGGCTTCATCCACGACATCAAGCGCGTGCTCGCGAAGCTCCCGCCGAAGCGCCAGAACCTGCTCTTCTCGGCGACGTTCTCCGACGAGATCAAGGCGCTCGCCGACAACCTGCTCGATTCGCCCGCGCTGATCGAAGTCGCACGCCGCAATACGACGGCCGAGACGGTCGCGCAGAAGATCTATCCGGTCGATCGCGACCGCAAGCGCGAGCTGCTCACGCATTTGATCCGTCAGCACAACTGGTTTCAGGTGCTCGTCTTCACGCGCACGAAGCACGGCGCGAACCGTCTTGCCGAGCAGTTGACGAAGGACGGCATCAGCGCGCTCGCGATCCACGGCAACAAGAGCCAATCGGCGCGTACGCGCGCCCTCGCGGAGTTCAAGAACAACACGCTGCAAGTGCTCGTCGCAACCGACATCGCCGCGCGCGGCATCGATATCGATCAACTGCCGCACGTCGTCAATTACGATCTGCCGAACGTGCCCGAGGATTACGTGCACCGAATCGGCCGCACGGGGCGCGCGGGTGCGAGCGGTGAAGCCGTGTCGCTCGTGTGCGTCGACGAACTGCAGTTGCTCAAGGACATCGAGAAGCTCATCAAGCGCAGCGTGCCGCAGGAAGTGATCGCAGGCTTCGAGCCCGATCCGGATGCGAAGCCCGAGCCGATTCAACGTCGCGGACAAGGTGGCGGCGGCGGTGGTCGTCAGCCGCGTCAAGGTCAGGGGCAAGCTCAGGGGCAAAAACAAGGCGGCGCAGCGCGACGCGAAGGCGCGGCACCGTCGGCTGCGAAGCAAGGGCAGCGTACTCAGCCAGCGCCTCGCCGTGAAGGCGGCAGCGAGGCTGGAGCGCGCCAAGGTCGTTCGGCACCGGCAGGCGCGAGCGCACCGGCGGCATCGGCGCAGCCGCGTCAAGATACACGCCGCGCCCCCGCGCGCAATGCATCGGCAGCGAAGCCGCAATCGCAAAACACGCAGCGCCATGATTCGGCCCGAGGCGAAGCGCGTGCACCGAAGCACGACAACGCTTCCGCAAACAACAACCATGCCGGCAACCGCAAGCCGCCAAGCAACCCCGGCGCGCTGCTCGGCGGCGCACCGCGCAGCGATACGTCACGCCGCGGACACCCCGCGCGCAACGGTCAGCGCGGCCGTTGA
- a CDS encoding c-type cytochrome: MELRVSSRRIFRPLLALLLIGTAGVYSAAKAQTQPNPPVDTMESRVQGCTACHGTHGQGTDNDYFPRLAGKPADYLYNQLVNFREARRKYPPMNYLVTYLSDDYLHQIATYFSQQRPPYPPPATPTVSPATLARGKDIVLNGIPGKNVPACAACHGSQLTGMQPAIPGLVGLHADYISAQLGAWRSGSRHAIEPDCMHAVAIRLTDDDVNAVASWLSTQPAPQNPVPAPASSLKTPLACGSEPQ; the protein is encoded by the coding sequence ATGGAGTTACGCGTGTCTTCAAGACGCATTTTCCGCCCGCTGCTCGCCCTTTTGCTGATCGGCACAGCAGGCGTCTATAGCGCTGCGAAAGCGCAGACTCAACCCAATCCCCCGGTCGACACGATGGAATCGCGAGTGCAAGGCTGCACCGCATGCCACGGCACGCACGGGCAGGGCACCGACAATGACTACTTCCCGCGCTTGGCGGGCAAGCCGGCCGACTACCTGTACAACCAGCTGGTCAACTTCCGCGAAGCCCGCCGGAAGTACCCGCCGATGAACTACCTCGTCACGTATCTCTCGGACGACTACCTCCACCAGATCGCGACGTACTTCTCGCAGCAGCGTCCGCCGTACCCGCCGCCGGCCACGCCGACTGTCTCGCCGGCCACGCTCGCGCGCGGCAAAGACATCGTTCTGAACGGCATCCCGGGCAAGAACGTGCCGGCCTGCGCGGCCTGCCACGGCTCGCAGCTGACCGGCATGCAGCCGGCCATTCCGGGCCTCGTCGGCCTGCACGCCGATTACATCAGTGCCCAGCTCGGCGCCTGGCGCTCGGGCTCGCGTCACGCGATCGAGCCTGATTGCATGCATGCAGTCGCGATCCGCCTGACGGACGACGACGTCAACGCCGTCGCTTCGTGGCTGTCCACCCAGCCGGCCCCGCAAAACCCCGTGCCGGCCCCGGCCAGCTCGTTGAAGACCCCGCTTGCCTGCGGCAGCGAACCGCAATAA
- the glpD gene encoding glycerol-3-phosphate dehydrogenase: MTQGTRYDLLVVGGGINGAGIARDAAGRGLSVLLVEQDDLAAHTSSSSTKLIHGGLRYLEYKEFGLVRKALQERETLLYAAPHIMWPLRFVMPHMPNLRPAWLIRAGLFLYDHLAKRELLPGSRGIDMRRHPAGAPLVDSIKRGFVYSDGWVDDARLVVLNALDATERGATVMTRTKLASAVRAGGEWHAQLESKDDGRRGDARLIDVRAGAIANAAGPWVGQLLSGALGREAQHSVRLVKGSHIVTRRLFEHDHAYIFQNPDKRIIFAIPYEHDYTLIGTTDIEYRGDPAQVAITEDETRYLCESINRYFKRRISPQDVCWTYSGVRPLLEEEGADNPSAVTRDYKLELDAKPGLAPLLSVFGGKITTFRKLAEEATDILTGALAIDAHAWTARVPLPGGDIAQAKFEPFAARFAAEHPWLPAELARRYARSYGTRAARVIGDAKSLADLGRAFAPGLYESELRYLRDNEWAKSAQDVLWRRSKLGLHLEAGTLDTVCADIDRWFVQAPVAAAAPAPGAPRAASPMAG, from the coding sequence GTGACGCAAGGCACGAGATACGATTTGCTCGTCGTGGGCGGCGGGATCAACGGCGCCGGCATCGCGCGCGACGCGGCCGGGCGCGGCCTCTCGGTGCTGCTCGTCGAGCAGGACGATCTGGCGGCGCACACGTCGTCATCGAGCACGAAGCTGATTCACGGCGGCCTGCGCTACCTCGAGTACAAGGAGTTCGGTCTTGTCAGAAAGGCGTTGCAGGAACGCGAGACGCTCCTCTACGCCGCGCCGCATATCATGTGGCCGCTGCGCTTCGTGATGCCGCACATGCCGAACCTGCGTCCCGCGTGGCTGATCCGCGCCGGGCTCTTCCTTTATGACCATCTGGCGAAGCGCGAACTGCTGCCCGGTTCGCGCGGCATCGACATGCGCCGCCATCCTGCCGGCGCGCCGCTCGTCGATTCGATCAAGCGCGGCTTCGTCTATTCCGACGGGTGGGTCGACGACGCGCGCCTCGTCGTGCTGAATGCGCTCGACGCAACCGAACGCGGCGCGACCGTCATGACGCGCACGAAGCTCGCGAGCGCCGTGCGCGCGGGCGGCGAATGGCATGCGCAGCTCGAATCCAAGGACGACGGCAGGCGTGGCGACGCCCGGCTTATCGACGTCCGCGCCGGCGCGATCGCCAACGCGGCGGGCCCGTGGGTCGGCCAGCTGCTTTCGGGCGCGTTAGGGCGCGAAGCGCAGCACAGCGTGCGGCTCGTCAAGGGCAGCCACATCGTCACGCGGCGCCTGTTCGAGCACGATCACGCCTACATCTTCCAGAACCCCGACAAGCGGATCATCTTCGCGATCCCCTACGAACACGACTACACGCTGATCGGCACGACCGACATCGAATATCGCGGCGACCCCGCCCAAGTCGCGATCACCGAAGACGAAACGCGCTACCTCTGCGAATCGATCAACCGCTACTTCAAGCGCCGGATTTCGCCGCAAGACGTCTGCTGGACATACTCGGGCGTGCGTCCGCTGCTCGAAGAGGAAGGCGCCGACAACCCCTCCGCCGTCACGCGCGACTACAAGCTCGAACTCGATGCGAAGCCCGGCCTGGCGCCGCTGCTGTCGGTGTTCGGCGGCAAGATCACGACGTTCCGCAAGCTCGCGGAAGAAGCCACCGACATCCTCACCGGCGCGCTCGCCATCGACGCGCACGCGTGGACCGCGCGCGTGCCGCTGCCCGGCGGCGACATCGCGCAGGCGAAGTTCGAACCGTTCGCCGCGCGCTTCGCGGCGGAACACCCATGGCTGCCCGCCGAACTCGCGCGCCGCTATGCGCGCTCGTATGGCACGCGCGCGGCGCGCGTGATCGGCGACGCGAAGTCGCTGGCCGACCTTGGCCGCGCATTCGCTCCGGGTCTTTACGAAAGCGAATTGCGCTACCTGCGCGACAACGAATGGGCGAAGAGCGCACAAGATGTGTTGTGGCGGCGCTCGAAGCTTGGCCTGCATCTCGAGGCGGGCACGCTCGACACCGTATGCGCCGATATCGACCGATGGTTCGTTCAAGCGCCTGTTGCCGCCGCGGCGCCTGCGCCCGGCGCACCGCGCGCCGCGTCGCCCATGGCTGGCTGA
- the trhA gene encoding PAQR family membrane homeostasis protein TrhA — protein MHIGERFNSISHLVGAVLAVAGLATLVTMGALDGDAYKVVSFSVYGSMLFVLYTISTLYHSIRHPRVKAILQKCDHAAIYLLIAGSYTPFTLVTLRGPWGWSLFGVSWGLAAVGIVQELTLGRRTRNVSMVLYVLMGWLALVAVRPLIAALPPAGLAWLVAGGIIYSAGIYFFINDERIRHGHGIWHLFVLAGSLCQFVSVAAYVA, from the coding sequence GTGCATATCGGTGAGCGTTTCAACAGCATCAGTCACCTGGTCGGCGCTGTGCTGGCGGTGGCGGGGCTGGCGACGCTCGTCACGATGGGCGCGCTCGACGGCGATGCGTACAAGGTGGTGAGCTTCAGCGTCTACGGCTCGATGCTGTTCGTGCTCTACACGATTTCGACGCTCTATCACAGCATCCGTCATCCGCGCGTCAAGGCAATCCTGCAAAAATGCGATCATGCGGCGATCTATTTGCTGATCGCGGGCAGCTATACGCCGTTCACGCTCGTCACGCTGCGCGGGCCGTGGGGCTGGTCGCTGTTCGGCGTGAGCTGGGGGCTGGCGGCGGTCGGTATCGTGCAGGAGCTCACGCTCGGGCGCCGCACGCGCAACGTATCGATGGTGCTTTATGTGCTGATGGGATGGCTCGCGCTCGTGGCCGTCCGTCCGCTCATCGCGGCGCTTCCGCCGGCGGGCCTGGCATGGCTCGTTGCCGGCGGAATCATTTATAGCGCCGGCATCTATTTCTTCATCAACGACGAGCGCATTCGACATGGTCACGGCATCTGGCATCTGTTCGTGCTGGCCGGCAGCCTGTGTCAATTCGTCAGCGTCGCGGCGTATGTCGCGTAA
- a CDS encoding c-type cytochrome, which produces MKRKSLFALSAVVIVAAAALVPVLWSGGDHLHNGTAMAATPEDQAALIKRGEYLARAGDCIACHTVRGGKTFAGGLPMLTPFGTLYTPNITPDDQFGIGKWSSDDFYRALHTGRSKDGSLLYPAFPFASYTKVTRADSDAIYAYLRSVEPVSLPSRAQELKFPFNNRNLLIGWRTLFFREGEYKPDPTKSVEWNRGAYLIEGLGHCGMCHTSINAMGGPVNSAAFAGGLIPLQNWYAPSLTSNKEAGLGDWETKDITDLLKTGVSQRGAVFGPMAEVVHNSLQYMSDDDVKAMATYLKTIPQKSEAPETMQLETSEQFGSELLDQGHKIYTSQCAKCHAENGLGFPPAFPPLANNQSIQMPSAVNPIRMVLNGGYPPSTEGNPTPHGMPPFAQSLSNQEVAAVVTYIRKTWGNHGTAVSPQQVSDLRSAPLD; this is translated from the coding sequence ATGAAACGCAAGTCCCTGTTCGCACTTTCGGCTGTTGTCATCGTGGCGGCGGCCGCGCTCGTTCCCGTCTTGTGGTCGGGCGGCGACCACCTGCACAACGGCACGGCCATGGCGGCCACGCCGGAAGACCAGGCTGCGCTGATCAAGCGCGGCGAATACCTTGCCCGCGCCGGCGACTGTATCGCGTGCCACACGGTGCGCGGCGGCAAGACCTTCGCCGGCGGCCTGCCGATGCTGACGCCGTTCGGCACGCTGTACACGCCGAATATCACGCCCGACGACCAATTCGGCATCGGCAAGTGGTCCTCGGACGACTTCTACCGCGCGCTGCACACGGGCCGCTCGAAGGACGGCAGCCTGCTCTACCCGGCGTTCCCGTTCGCGAGCTACACGAAAGTCACGCGCGCCGATTCCGACGCGATCTACGCTTACCTGCGCTCGGTCGAGCCGGTCTCGCTGCCGAGCCGTGCGCAAGAGCTCAAGTTCCCGTTCAACAACCGGAACCTGCTGATCGGCTGGCGCACGCTGTTCTTCCGCGAAGGCGAGTACAAGCCTGATCCGACGAAGTCGGTCGAATGGAACCGCGGCGCGTACCTGATCGAAGGTCTCGGCCACTGCGGCATGTGCCACACGTCGATCAACGCGATGGGCGGCCCGGTCAACTCGGCGGCATTCGCCGGCGGTTTGATCCCGCTCCAGAACTGGTATGCGCCGTCGTTGACGTCGAACAAGGAAGCCGGCCTCGGCGACTGGGAAACTAAGGACATCACCGATCTCCTGAAAACCGGCGTGTCGCAGCGCGGTGCCGTGTTCGGTCCGATGGCCGAAGTCGTGCACAACAGCCTGCAATACATGTCCGATGACGACGTCAAGGCGATGGCGACGTACCTGAAGACGATCCCGCAGAAGAGCGAAGCACCGGAAACGATGCAGCTGGAAACGTCCGAACAGTTCGGCAGCGAACTGTTGGATCAGGGTCACAAGATCTATACCAGTCAGTGTGCGAAGTGCCACGCGGAAAACGGTCTTGGCTTCCCGCCGGCCTTCCCGCCGCTCGCGAACAACCAGTCGATTCAGATGCCGTCGGCGGTCAATCCGATCCGCATGGTGCTGAACGGCGGCTACCCGCCGAGCACGGAAGGCAATCCGACGCCGCACGGCATGCCACCGTTCGCTCAATCGCTGTCGAATCAGGAAGTGGCTGCGGTTGTGACGTACATCCGGAAGACGTGGGGCAACCACGGCACCGCGGTGTCGCCGCAGCAAGTGAGCGACTTGCGTTCGGCGCCGCTCGACTAA
- a CDS encoding ferritin-like domain-containing protein: protein MPWRIEDIDLTRIDRQRAAANEDLLLLLVAASFIESGSDLYTSNLTTFFNGDPEVSAWLNNEWEPEELQHGRALKAYIHYVWPEFDWDTAFHNFFEEYSKTCSVEQFEKSRALEMVARCVVETGTATLYRAINECSDEPVLKELTDNIRTDEVRHYKHFFKYFKKYNQTEGNGRLAVLGALMRRVMEIKNEDSEIALRHVFAIRYPERVNDSNYNKDRVARVNALVRRNLSADMCVKMLLKPLDLPAKIQPGVHYPLAKITQHVFFR from the coding sequence ATGCCCTGGCGTATCGAGGACATCGATCTCACGCGGATCGATCGTCAGCGTGCCGCGGCAAACGAGGATCTCTTGCTGTTGCTCGTCGCCGCATCGTTTATCGAAAGCGGCTCCGACCTCTACACCAGCAATCTCACCACGTTCTTCAACGGCGATCCGGAAGTGTCCGCGTGGCTCAACAACGAATGGGAGCCCGAGGAGCTGCAGCACGGCCGCGCATTGAAGGCATATATCCACTACGTGTGGCCGGAATTCGACTGGGACACGGCCTTCCATAATTTCTTCGAAGAGTATTCGAAGACCTGCTCGGTCGAACAGTTCGAGAAGAGCCGCGCGCTCGAGATGGTCGCGCGCTGCGTCGTCGAGACGGGCACGGCCACGTTGTACCGCGCGATCAACGAGTGTTCGGACGAGCCCGTGCTCAAGGAGCTCACCGACAACATCCGCACCGACGAAGTGCGCCACTACAAACATTTTTTCAAATACTTCAAGAAGTACAACCAGACCGAGGGCAACGGCCGGCTCGCGGTGCTCGGCGCGCTGATGCGGCGAGTCATGGAAATCAAGAACGAGGACTCGGAAATCGCGCTGCGGCATGTGTTCGCGATTCGCTACCCCGAGCGCGTCAACGATTCGAACTACAACAAGGATCGTGTGGCGCGCGTCAATGCGCTGGTGAGGCGCAATCTGTCGGCCGATATGTGCGTGAAGATGCTGCTGAAGCCGCTCGATCTGCCCGCGAAGATTCAGCCGGGCGTGCACTATCCGCTTGCGAAGATCACGCAGCACGTCTTCTTTCGCTAG
- a CDS encoding gamma-glutamyltransferase family protein, producing the protein MTRFNWQNPYPTQRLPVFARNLVSTSHPLAAQAGLRMLWKGGNAVDAAIAAAAAITVVEPVSCGLGSDAFALVWDGAKLHGLNSSGVAPAAWNVDYFKRKYGEEHGRALHPKRGWDSVTVPGVIAGWEALHGKFGSLPFADLMAPAIEIAERGHALASIVAYKWAAAVPELKDQPGFAETFMPRGHAPEVSELVRFPGHAKTLRRLAEQGPRAYYEGEIAERIAAFAREGGGALTVDDLRNYRAEWVEPIGKDYRGYTVHEIPPNGQGIAALIALGILEKFDIGSLPVDGIESQHLQIEAMKLAFADVYRYVADPRSMEVTPEHMLDDAYLASRAKLIDPRRATHFDFGMPRAGGTIYLSAADERGMMVSFIQSNYMGFGSGVVVPDTGIALQNRGYGFSMDPASPNVVEGGKRPFHTIIPAFLTQRVGGKQEAVMSFGVMGGDMQPQGHLQTIVRMLDYGQQPQAACDAPRWKVNSDFTIDIEATLDVNTARALEARGHTIQSIDDPYMDFGSGQFIWKLDRNDPERGYVAASDSRRDGLAAGF; encoded by the coding sequence ATGACCCGCTTCAACTGGCAAAACCCGTATCCCACGCAGCGCCTGCCCGTCTTCGCCCGCAATCTCGTCTCGACTTCGCATCCGCTCGCCGCTCAGGCCGGCTTGCGCATGCTGTGGAAAGGCGGCAATGCAGTCGATGCGGCGATTGCCGCGGCTGCCGCGATCACTGTCGTCGAACCGGTGTCGTGCGGCCTCGGCAGCGATGCGTTCGCGCTGGTTTGGGACGGTGCGAAGCTGCACGGACTGAACTCGTCGGGCGTCGCGCCGGCTGCTTGGAACGTCGATTATTTCAAGCGCAAATACGGCGAGGAGCATGGCCGCGCGTTGCATCCGAAGCGCGGCTGGGACTCGGTGACGGTGCCCGGCGTGATCGCCGGCTGGGAGGCGCTGCACGGCAAATTCGGCTCGCTGCCGTTCGCCGACTTGATGGCTCCGGCGATCGAAATCGCCGAGCGCGGGCATGCGCTCGCCTCCATCGTCGCGTACAAGTGGGCGGCGGCCGTGCCCGAGCTGAAAGACCAGCCGGGCTTTGCCGAGACGTTCATGCCGCGCGGCCACGCGCCGGAAGTGAGCGAGCTGGTGCGCTTCCCGGGTCATGCCAAGACGCTGCGCCGCCTCGCGGAGCAAGGTCCGCGCGCGTACTACGAAGGCGAGATCGCCGAGCGGATCGCGGCGTTCGCGCGTGAGGGCGGCGGTGCGCTCACCGTTGACGATCTCCGTAACTACCGCGCCGAATGGGTCGAGCCGATCGGCAAGGACTATCGCGGCTACACGGTCCACGAGATTCCGCCGAACGGGCAGGGGATTGCCGCGCTGATCGCGCTCGGCATCCTCGAGAAGTTCGATATCGGTTCGTTGCCCGTCGACGGCATCGAGTCGCAGCATCTGCAAATCGAAGCGATGAAGCTCGCGTTCGCCGACGTCTATCGCTACGTCGCCGATCCACGCTCGATGGAAGTGACGCCCGAGCACATGCTCGACGACGCCTACCTCGCCTCGCGCGCCAAGCTCATCGACCCGCGCCGCGCGACGCATTTCGATTTCGGCATGCCGCGTGCGGGCGGCACGATCTATCTGTCGGCGGCGGACGAGCGCGGCATGATGGTGAGCTTTATTCAGTCGAACTACATGGGCTTCGGCTCGGGCGTCGTCGTGCCCGATACCGGCATTGCGTTGCAGAACCGCGGCTATGGCTTCTCGATGGACCCGGCGTCGCCGAACGTGGTGGAAGGCGGCAAGCGGCCGTTCCACACGATCATTCCGGCGTTCCTGACGCAGCGCGTCGGCGGGAAGCAGGAAGCGGTGATGAGCTTTGGCGTGATGGGCGGCGACATGCAGCCGCAAGGGCATCTGCAGACGATTGTGCGCATGCTCGACTACGGCCAACAGCCGCAGGCTGCTTGCGATGCGCCGCGCTGGAAGGTCAATAGCGACTTCACGATCGATATCGAAGCGACGCTCGACGTGAATACCGCGCGCGCACTCGAGGCGCGCGGCCACACGATTCAGTCCATCGACGACCCGTATATGGATTTCGGTTCGGGCCAATTCATCTGGAAGCTCGATCGCAACGATCCCGAGCGCGGATATGTCGCGGCCAGCGACAGTCGCCGGGATGGGCTCGCGGCAGGATTTTGA
- a CDS encoding CopD family protein, whose translation MRIDGLWVGQVAMAALMNVAFAFAIGSALLDAWLAKEGGRAIAAPSHHAWLRAQRSLVAAAIVLVLTDAGWLVYQAASMSGSDVISALGVVPTVLAQTHVGQAWCVAFGGAVVMLLAALLGRNGTLGHALFWLAVIVVAAGKALLGHAADAGVWSASAAIHTLHILATGVWGGVVLAGGFGVLPALDTSVARGALIRVAGQVSQVSLLALGFVVITGALNAERGLGGSLAPLQSSTWGHVISLKLMLVALALVLGGMNRMSALPRLRRTASTVDAHTFNNVLHLEALVMIGVFIAAAALAHSAPGYLAAG comes from the coding sequence ATGAGGATCGATGGATTGTGGGTCGGCCAGGTCGCGATGGCCGCGTTGATGAACGTCGCGTTCGCGTTTGCCATCGGCTCCGCGCTGCTCGACGCGTGGCTCGCGAAAGAAGGCGGCCGCGCGATCGCTGCGCCTTCGCACCACGCATGGTTGCGCGCACAACGATCTCTGGTGGCCGCTGCCATTGTGCTCGTGCTGACCGATGCCGGCTGGCTCGTCTATCAGGCCGCCTCGATGAGCGGCTCGGACGTGATCTCGGCGCTCGGCGTCGTACCCACCGTGCTTGCGCAAACGCACGTCGGCCAGGCGTGGTGCGTGGCGTTCGGAGGCGCGGTGGTGATGCTGCTCGCGGCGCTCTTGGGACGCAACGGCACGCTGGGTCATGCGTTGTTCTGGCTGGCGGTCATCGTCGTTGCGGCAGGCAAGGCGTTGCTTGGGCACGCAGCCGACGCCGGCGTGTGGTCGGCGTCGGCTGCCATTCACACGCTTCATATCCTGGCGACGGGCGTATGGGGCGGCGTCGTGCTGGCCGGCGGATTCGGCGTGCTGCCCGCGCTCGATACGTCGGTGGCGCGCGGCGCGCTGATTCGCGTGGCGGGGCAGGTGTCGCAGGTATCGCTGCTCGCGCTCGGGTTTGTCGTGATCACGGGCGCGCTCAATGCGGAGCGCGGACTCGGCGGGTCGCTCGCGCCGCTTCAGTCGAGCACGTGGGGTCATGTGATCTCGCTCAAGCTCATGCTGGTGGCGCTTGCGCTCGTGCTGGGCGGGATGAACCGCATGTCGGCGCTGCCGCGTCTGCGCCGTACGGCGTCGACGGTGGACGCGCACACGTTCAACAACGTGCTGCATCTTGAGGCGCTGGTGATGATCGGCGTGTTCATCGCGGCGGCGGCGTTGGCGCACAGCGCGCCGGGGTATCTCGCGGCGGGCTGA
- a CDS encoding DeoR/GlpR family DNA-binding transcription regulator → MTRDPRLTLNARQQELLEWVQRDGFVTVDDLAAHFDVTPQTIRRDVNWLADMNLLRRYHGGASLPTSSENVSYAARQRMFHDEKRRIAALVATHIPDQASLFINLGTTTEEVARALNRHHGLRVITNNLNVANMMSGYPDCEVLVTGGIVRPWDKGIVGELAIEFIKQFKVDFAIIGTSSIETDGTLRDFDTREVRVAEAIMEHARTVYLAADHSKFGRPALVRQGHLNQIDALFTDAPTPPEMEETLAKAGTQVFVAE, encoded by the coding sequence ATGACCCGAGATCCACGCCTGACCCTCAACGCGCGTCAACAGGAATTGCTCGAATGGGTGCAGCGCGACGGCTTCGTGACCGTCGACGATCTCGCCGCCCACTTCGACGTGACGCCGCAGACGATCCGGCGCGACGTCAACTGGCTCGCGGACATGAACCTGCTGCGCCGCTACCACGGCGGCGCGAGCCTGCCGACGAGCTCGGAGAACGTCTCCTACGCCGCGCGCCAGCGGATGTTCCATGACGAAAAGCGCCGCATTGCCGCGCTGGTCGCGACGCACATTCCCGACCAGGCGTCGCTCTTCATCAACCTCGGCACGACGACTGAGGAAGTGGCGCGCGCGCTGAACCGCCATCACGGTCTGCGCGTCATCACGAACAACCTGAACGTCGCGAACATGATGAGCGGCTACCCCGACTGCGAGGTGCTCGTGACGGGCGGCATCGTGCGTCCGTGGGACAAGGGCATCGTCGGCGAGCTCGCGATCGAGTTCATCAAGCAGTTCAAGGTCGATTTCGCGATCATCGGCACGTCGAGCATCGAGACCGACGGCACGCTGCGCGATTTCGACACGCGCGAGGTGCGCGTGGCCGAAGCGATCATGGAACACGCGCGCACCGTCTATCTCGCCGCCGACCATTCGAAATTCGGCCGCCCGGCCCTCGTGCGCCAGGGGCACCTGAATCAGATCGACGCGCTCTTCACGGACGCACCCACGCCGCCCGAAATGGAAGAGACGCTCGCGAAAGCCGGTACGCAGGTATTCGTAGCCGAATGA
- a CDS encoding BufA1 family periplasmic bufferin-type metallophore translates to MNKSVSRHALFAAALAAVTSAAPLAAHADDANAKVNCYGVSKAGQNDCGTDAHSCAGQSTKSNDPSDFKTMPRGTCEKLGGKIKS, encoded by the coding sequence ATGAACAAGTCCGTATCCCGCCATGCCCTGTTCGCCGCCGCACTCGCGGCCGTCACGAGCGCCGCGCCGCTCGCCGCGCACGCCGACGACGCCAACGCGAAGGTCAATTGCTACGGCGTCTCGAAGGCCGGCCAGAACGACTGCGGAACCGACGCGCACAGTTGTGCCGGCCAATCAACGAAAAGCAACGACCCATCGGACTTCAAGACGATGCCCCGCGGCACCTGCGAAAAGCTGGGCGGCAAGATCAAAAGCTGA